Proteins encoded within one genomic window of Drosophila willistoni isolate 14030-0811.24 chromosome XL unlocalized genomic scaffold, UCI_dwil_1.1 Seg141, whole genome shotgun sequence:
- the LOC6649010 gene encoding serine/threonine-protein kinase minibrain isoform X4 — MSTAATALVYWQSMNGNGHDDDVDDDDAFLQPPSANTYARNGNGNVAASSATLTFHPQAQAQAQSPPYYINYLAQIGCQHRVNSFDGGSNSSNSSSHGHYNSKFLLNGDQLDGNVLMGLGHGQHHQETPPPSHEPHYILTAAYGSSAGAVDTTQGSGGGRQRHAPLYGRFVVEEELPPTHRDVMHHHSSPSSSSEVRAMQARIPTHFRDPAIAPLRKLSVDLIKTYKHINEVYYAKKKRRAQQTQGDDDSSNKKERKLYNDGYDDDNHDYIIKNGEKFLDRYEIDSLIGKGSFGQVVKAYDHEEQCHVAIKIIKNKKPFLNQAQIEVKLLEMMNRADAENKYYIVKLKRHFMWRNHLCLVFELLSYNLYDLLRNTNFRGVSLNLTRKFAQQLCTALLFLSTPELNIIHCDLKPENILLCNPKRSAIKIVDFGSSCQLGQRIYYYIQSRFYRSPEVLLGIQYDLAIDMWSLGCILVEMHTGEPLFSGCNEVDQMNKIVEVLGMPPKYLLDQSHKTRKFFDKIVTDGSYVLKKNQNGRKYKPPGSRKLHDILGVETGGPGGRRLDEPGHSVSDYLKFKDLILRMLDFDPKTRVTPYYALQHNFFKRTTDESTNTSGAGATANAGAGGSGAGGAGAGSGGGGGGGGSSGGAGGLGTGAGNSSSSSGGVVSSSAAAAAAAAAAASCSTGSGGSGGVSNSGSVTGVGGGGGSTTAQQQQSMPLPLALVGGSGADAPCHDDRR, encoded by the exons ATGTCAACGGCGGCAACGGCTTTGGTTTATTGGCAGTCAATGAACGGCAATggccatgatgatgatgttgatgatgatgatgcgtTCCTCCAGCCGCCGAGTGCAAACACCTATGCacgcaatggcaatggcaatgtaGCCGCATCATCGGCAACGTTAACATTTCATCCTCAGGCACAGGCTCAGGCTCAATCGCCGCCTTATTATATCAATTATTTGGCACAAATTGGTTGCCAACATCGGGTGAATAGCTTTGATGGAGGAAGTaacagcagcaatagcagcagTCATGGCCATTATAATTCGAAATTCCTATTAAATGGCGATCAGCTGGATGGCAATGTATTGATGGGTTTGGGTCATGGTCAGCACCATCAGGAGACGCCGCCGCCATCACATGAGCCACATTACATTT TGACCGCTGCCTATGGGTCCAGTGCGGGAGCCGTAGACACAACGCAGGGTAGCGGAGGAGGTAGACAACGTCATGCACCCCTCTATGGACGGTTTGTGGTCGAAGAGGAACTGCCACCAACGCATCGTGATGTTATGCATCAT CACTCTAGTCCTTCGTCTTCGTCGGAGGTGCGAGCCATGCAGGCCCGTATACCTACACATTTTCGTGATCCGGCCATAGCACCATTGCGCAAGCTGAGCGTCGATCTGATAAAGACCTACAAGCACATAAATGAG gtTTACTATGCGAAAAAGAAACGTCGTGCCCAACAGACCCAAGGCGATGATGATTCGTCCAATAAAAAGGAACGAAAATTATATAACGATGGctatgatgatgataatcACGATTATATAATCAAGAATGGTGAAAAGTTTTTAGATCGCTATGAAATTGATTCGTTAATTG GCAAAGGCAGTTTTGGTCAGGTAGTAAAAGCCTACGATCATGAGGAGCAATGTCATGTAgcgataaaaataattaaaaataagaaacCGTTCCTAAATCAGGCGCAAATCGAGGTAAAGCTGCTTGAGATGATGAATCGTGCGGATGCTGAGAATAAATACTATATCG TCAAGCTCAAACGGCATTTTATGTGGCGCAATCATTTGTGTCTGGTATTCGAGCTGCTATCATACAACCTATACGATCTGCTAAGGAATACTAATTTCCGCGGCGTCTCGTTGAACCTCACGCGCAAATTTGCGCAGCAACTGTGCACGGCGCTGCTGTTCCTTAGCACGCCCGAACTGAACATAATACACTGTGATTTGAAGCCCGAGAACATCTTGCTATGCAATCCAAAACGCTCGGCCATTAAGATTGTTGACTTTGGCAGCTCATGTCAGCTGGGACAGCGA atatattattatatacaaTCGCGCTTTTATCGCTCACCGGAGGTGCTATTGGGCATTCAATATGATCTGGCAATCGATATGTGGTCATTGGGATGCATACTGGTCGAGATGCATACGGGTGAACCCCTATTCTCTGGCTGCAACGAAGTCGATCAAATGAACAAAATCGTCGAGGTGCTAGGCATGCCACCCAAATATCTGCTAGATCAATCGCATAAGACGCGCAAATTTTTCGATAAAATTGTGACGGATGGCTCCTATGTGCTGAAGAAGAACCAAAATGGACGTAAATATAAGCCGCCCGGATCACGAAAATTGCACGATATACTCGGTGTCGAAACGGGCGGCCCAGGCGGACGGCGACTCGACGAGCCCGGCCATTCTGTATCagattatttaaaattcaagGATCTAATATTACGCATGCTGGATTTTGATCCCAAAACCCGTGTCACACCATACTATGCCTTGCAACACAATTTCTTTAAGCGCACCACTGACGAATCGACGAATACCAGTGGCGCTGGCGCAACAGCAAATGCCGGCGCCGGTGGCAGTGGAGCTGGTGGTGCTGGAGCCGGTTctggcggtggcggtggtggcggcggcagcagcggtGGAGCTGGTGGACTTGGCACCGGAGCGGGTaacagcagtagcagcagtgGTGGCGTCGTATCATCTAGTGCAGCAGCTGCCGCGGCTGCAGCAGCGGCCGCCAGTTGTTCTACGGGTAGCGGTGGCAGTGGCGGCGTTAGCAATAGCGGATCAGTCACAGGtgtaggaggaggaggtggatcCACAACagcacagcaacagcaatcaATGCCACTGCCATTGGCTTTGGTGGGTGGCAGTGGGGCGGACGCACCATGTCACG ATGACCGACGATGA
- the LOC6649010 gene encoding serine/threonine-protein kinase minibrain isoform X2 yields the protein MYRLEDTNSGSGMDKNKQKLTAAYGSSAGAVDTTQGSGGGRQRHAPLYGRFVVEEELPPTHRDVMHHHSSPSSSSEVRAMQARIPTHFRDPAIAPLRKLSVDLIKTYKHINEVYYAKKKRRAQQTQGDDDSSNKKERKLYNDGYDDDNHDYIIKNGEKFLDRYEIDSLIGKGSFGQVVKAYDHEEQCHVAIKIIKNKKPFLNQAQIEVKLLEMMNRADAENKYYIVKLKRHFMWRNHLCLVFELLSYNLYDLLRNTNFRGVSLNLTRKFAQQLCTALLFLSTPELNIIHCDLKPENILLCNPKRSAIKIVDFGSSCQLGQRIYYYIQSRFYRSPEVLLGIQYDLAIDMWSLGCILVEMHTGEPLFSGCNEVDQMNKIVEVLGMPPKYLLDQSHKTRKFFDKIVTDGSYVLKKNQNGRKYKPPGSRKLHDILGVETGGPGGRRLDEPGHSVSDYLKFKDLILRMLDFDPKTRVTPYYALQHNFFKRTTDESTNTSGAGATANAGAGGSGAGGAGAGSGGGGGGGGSSGGAGGLGTGAGNSSSSSGGVVSSSAAAAAAAAAAASCSTGSGGSGGVSNSGSVTGVGGGGGSTTAQQQQSMPLPLALVGGSGADAPCHGLVLTNNNRRQMYSSSNNNNNNNINSNSYPHAMDCDPPLGGGLGGLSKQQMPPPPVPPIASGPGVGMVGGAGGGGVGGGMNSRPNGRLRVPIILTRLPPPPSLGGYTPKAPASLPLDLMQHHYGSMSAAAAAASHLMMTDSSVISASAAGGAGNPPVPSAGSGPPSTSSSSYTSLLFPPTPSGSFYGQAPASLSDLPLPPLPLPLPMSMPLQLPPNHPTSMSTAAQRRNLGAAVATAAPTATVGSGTSGSSSTTGATSDASSSSPMVGVCVQQNPVVIH from the exons ATGTATAGATTGGAGGACACGAATAGCGGCAGCGGTATGGATAAGAACAAGCAGAAGT TGACCGCTGCCTATGGGTCCAGTGCGGGAGCCGTAGACACAACGCAGGGTAGCGGAGGAGGTAGACAACGTCATGCACCCCTCTATGGACGGTTTGTGGTCGAAGAGGAACTGCCACCAACGCATCGTGATGTTATGCATCAT CACTCTAGTCCTTCGTCTTCGTCGGAGGTGCGAGCCATGCAGGCCCGTATACCTACACATTTTCGTGATCCGGCCATAGCACCATTGCGCAAGCTGAGCGTCGATCTGATAAAGACCTACAAGCACATAAATGAG gtTTACTATGCGAAAAAGAAACGTCGTGCCCAACAGACCCAAGGCGATGATGATTCGTCCAATAAAAAGGAACGAAAATTATATAACGATGGctatgatgatgataatcACGATTATATAATCAAGAATGGTGAAAAGTTTTTAGATCGCTATGAAATTGATTCGTTAATTG GCAAAGGCAGTTTTGGTCAGGTAGTAAAAGCCTACGATCATGAGGAGCAATGTCATGTAgcgataaaaataattaaaaataagaaacCGTTCCTAAATCAGGCGCAAATCGAGGTAAAGCTGCTTGAGATGATGAATCGTGCGGATGCTGAGAATAAATACTATATCG TCAAGCTCAAACGGCATTTTATGTGGCGCAATCATTTGTGTCTGGTATTCGAGCTGCTATCATACAACCTATACGATCTGCTAAGGAATACTAATTTCCGCGGCGTCTCGTTGAACCTCACGCGCAAATTTGCGCAGCAACTGTGCACGGCGCTGCTGTTCCTTAGCACGCCCGAACTGAACATAATACACTGTGATTTGAAGCCCGAGAACATCTTGCTATGCAATCCAAAACGCTCGGCCATTAAGATTGTTGACTTTGGCAGCTCATGTCAGCTGGGACAGCGA atatattattatatacaaTCGCGCTTTTATCGCTCACCGGAGGTGCTATTGGGCATTCAATATGATCTGGCAATCGATATGTGGTCATTGGGATGCATACTGGTCGAGATGCATACGGGTGAACCCCTATTCTCTGGCTGCAACGAAGTCGATCAAATGAACAAAATCGTCGAGGTGCTAGGCATGCCACCCAAATATCTGCTAGATCAATCGCATAAGACGCGCAAATTTTTCGATAAAATTGTGACGGATGGCTCCTATGTGCTGAAGAAGAACCAAAATGGACGTAAATATAAGCCGCCCGGATCACGAAAATTGCACGATATACTCGGTGTCGAAACGGGCGGCCCAGGCGGACGGCGACTCGACGAGCCCGGCCATTCTGTATCagattatttaaaattcaagGATCTAATATTACGCATGCTGGATTTTGATCCCAAAACCCGTGTCACACCATACTATGCCTTGCAACACAATTTCTTTAAGCGCACCACTGACGAATCGACGAATACCAGTGGCGCTGGCGCAACAGCAAATGCCGGCGCCGGTGGCAGTGGAGCTGGTGGTGCTGGAGCCGGTTctggcggtggcggtggtggcggcggcagcagcggtGGAGCTGGTGGACTTGGCACCGGAGCGGGTaacagcagtagcagcagtgGTGGCGTCGTATCATCTAGTGCAGCAGCTGCCGCGGCTGCAGCAGCGGCCGCCAGTTGTTCTACGGGTAGCGGTGGCAGTGGCGGCGTTAGCAATAGCGGATCAGTCACAGGtgtaggaggaggaggtggatcCACAACagcacagcaacagcaatcaATGCCACTGCCATTGGCTTTGGTGGGTGGCAGTGGGGCGGACGCACCATGTCACG GTCTGGTGCTAACGAACAACAATCGCCGACAAAtgtacagcagcagcaacaacaacaacaacaacaacatcaacagcaataGCTATCCGCACGCCATGGACTGCGACCCGCCACTGGGTGGAGGACTTGGAGGACTGAGCAAACAACAAATGCCACCACCTCCAGTGCCACCAATTGCCTCAGGCCCTGGCGTGGGAATGGTGGGTGGAGCtggcggcggcggcgtcgGCGGTGGGATGAATTCTCGACCAAATGGACGCCTACGTGTGCCTATCATACTGACACGATTGCCGCCACCGCCTAGCCTTGGTGGCTATACACCCAAAGCCCCAGCCTCACTGCCATTGGATCTAATGCAGCATCATTATGGCAGTATGTCGGCAGCTGCGGCTGCTGCCTCCCATCTAATGATGACCGATTCGAGTGTAATAAGCGCTTCGGCAGCTGGCGGTGCTGGCAATCCGCCTGTGCCCAGCGCCGGATCGGGTCCACCCTCcacatcgtcatcgtcgtatACGTCGCTGCTGTTTCCGCCGACACCATCGGGCTCGTTTTATGGCCAGGCGCCCGCCTCGTTAAGCGATTTGCCTTTGCCGCcactgccgctgccgctgcccaTGTCAATGCCATTGCAACTGCCCCCGAATCATCCAACGTCCATGTCGACTGCCGCCCAGCGTCGCAATTTGGGAGCCGCTGTGGCAACGGCAGCACCAACGGCCACAGTGGGTTCGGGTACATCCGGCAGCAGTTCGACCACTGGGGCCACTAGCGATGCCTCATCGTCGTCGCCCATGGTGGGCGTATGTGTTCAACAGAATCCTGTAGTTATACACTAG
- the LOC6649010 gene encoding serine/threonine-protein kinase minibrain isoform X1, whose translation MSTAATALVYWQSMNGNGHDDDVDDDDAFLQPPSANTYARNGNGNVAASSATLTFHPQAQAQAQSPPYYINYLAQIGCQHRVNSFDGGSNSSNSSSHGHYNSKFLLNGDQLDGNVLMGLGHGQHHQETPPPSHEPHYILTAAYGSSAGAVDTTQGSGGGRQRHAPLYGRFVVEEELPPTHRDVMHHHSSPSSSSEVRAMQARIPTHFRDPAIAPLRKLSVDLIKTYKHINEVYYAKKKRRAQQTQGDDDSSNKKERKLYNDGYDDDNHDYIIKNGEKFLDRYEIDSLIGKGSFGQVVKAYDHEEQCHVAIKIIKNKKPFLNQAQIEVKLLEMMNRADAENKYYIVKLKRHFMWRNHLCLVFELLSYNLYDLLRNTNFRGVSLNLTRKFAQQLCTALLFLSTPELNIIHCDLKPENILLCNPKRSAIKIVDFGSSCQLGQRIYYYIQSRFYRSPEVLLGIQYDLAIDMWSLGCILVEMHTGEPLFSGCNEVDQMNKIVEVLGMPPKYLLDQSHKTRKFFDKIVTDGSYVLKKNQNGRKYKPPGSRKLHDILGVETGGPGGRRLDEPGHSVSDYLKFKDLILRMLDFDPKTRVTPYYALQHNFFKRTTDESTNTSGAGATANAGAGGSGAGGAGAGSGGGGGGGGSSGGAGGLGTGAGNSSSSSGGVVSSSAAAAAAAAAAASCSTGSGGSGGVSNSGSVTGVGGGGGSTTAQQQQSMPLPLALVGGSGADAPCHGLVLTNNNRRQMYSSSNNNNNNNINSNSYPHAMDCDPPLGGGLGGLSKQQMPPPPVPPIASGPGVGMVGGAGGGGVGGGMNSRPNGRLRVPIILTRLPPPPSLGGYTPKAPASLPLDLMQHHYGSMSAAAAAASHLMMTDSSVISASAAGGAGNPPVPSAGSGPPSTSSSSYTSLLFPPTPSGSFYGQAPASLSDLPLPPLPLPLPMSMPLQLPPNHPTSMSTAAQRRNLGAAVATAAPTATVGSGTSGSSSTTGATSDASSSSPMVGVCVQQNPVVIH comes from the exons ATGTCAACGGCGGCAACGGCTTTGGTTTATTGGCAGTCAATGAACGGCAATggccatgatgatgatgttgatgatgatgatgcgtTCCTCCAGCCGCCGAGTGCAAACACCTATGCacgcaatggcaatggcaatgtaGCCGCATCATCGGCAACGTTAACATTTCATCCTCAGGCACAGGCTCAGGCTCAATCGCCGCCTTATTATATCAATTATTTGGCACAAATTGGTTGCCAACATCGGGTGAATAGCTTTGATGGAGGAAGTaacagcagcaatagcagcagTCATGGCCATTATAATTCGAAATTCCTATTAAATGGCGATCAGCTGGATGGCAATGTATTGATGGGTTTGGGTCATGGTCAGCACCATCAGGAGACGCCGCCGCCATCACATGAGCCACATTACATTT TGACCGCTGCCTATGGGTCCAGTGCGGGAGCCGTAGACACAACGCAGGGTAGCGGAGGAGGTAGACAACGTCATGCACCCCTCTATGGACGGTTTGTGGTCGAAGAGGAACTGCCACCAACGCATCGTGATGTTATGCATCAT CACTCTAGTCCTTCGTCTTCGTCGGAGGTGCGAGCCATGCAGGCCCGTATACCTACACATTTTCGTGATCCGGCCATAGCACCATTGCGCAAGCTGAGCGTCGATCTGATAAAGACCTACAAGCACATAAATGAG gtTTACTATGCGAAAAAGAAACGTCGTGCCCAACAGACCCAAGGCGATGATGATTCGTCCAATAAAAAGGAACGAAAATTATATAACGATGGctatgatgatgataatcACGATTATATAATCAAGAATGGTGAAAAGTTTTTAGATCGCTATGAAATTGATTCGTTAATTG GCAAAGGCAGTTTTGGTCAGGTAGTAAAAGCCTACGATCATGAGGAGCAATGTCATGTAgcgataaaaataattaaaaataagaaacCGTTCCTAAATCAGGCGCAAATCGAGGTAAAGCTGCTTGAGATGATGAATCGTGCGGATGCTGAGAATAAATACTATATCG TCAAGCTCAAACGGCATTTTATGTGGCGCAATCATTTGTGTCTGGTATTCGAGCTGCTATCATACAACCTATACGATCTGCTAAGGAATACTAATTTCCGCGGCGTCTCGTTGAACCTCACGCGCAAATTTGCGCAGCAACTGTGCACGGCGCTGCTGTTCCTTAGCACGCCCGAACTGAACATAATACACTGTGATTTGAAGCCCGAGAACATCTTGCTATGCAATCCAAAACGCTCGGCCATTAAGATTGTTGACTTTGGCAGCTCATGTCAGCTGGGACAGCGA atatattattatatacaaTCGCGCTTTTATCGCTCACCGGAGGTGCTATTGGGCATTCAATATGATCTGGCAATCGATATGTGGTCATTGGGATGCATACTGGTCGAGATGCATACGGGTGAACCCCTATTCTCTGGCTGCAACGAAGTCGATCAAATGAACAAAATCGTCGAGGTGCTAGGCATGCCACCCAAATATCTGCTAGATCAATCGCATAAGACGCGCAAATTTTTCGATAAAATTGTGACGGATGGCTCCTATGTGCTGAAGAAGAACCAAAATGGACGTAAATATAAGCCGCCCGGATCACGAAAATTGCACGATATACTCGGTGTCGAAACGGGCGGCCCAGGCGGACGGCGACTCGACGAGCCCGGCCATTCTGTATCagattatttaaaattcaagGATCTAATATTACGCATGCTGGATTTTGATCCCAAAACCCGTGTCACACCATACTATGCCTTGCAACACAATTTCTTTAAGCGCACCACTGACGAATCGACGAATACCAGTGGCGCTGGCGCAACAGCAAATGCCGGCGCCGGTGGCAGTGGAGCTGGTGGTGCTGGAGCCGGTTctggcggtggcggtggtggcggcggcagcagcggtGGAGCTGGTGGACTTGGCACCGGAGCGGGTaacagcagtagcagcagtgGTGGCGTCGTATCATCTAGTGCAGCAGCTGCCGCGGCTGCAGCAGCGGCCGCCAGTTGTTCTACGGGTAGCGGTGGCAGTGGCGGCGTTAGCAATAGCGGATCAGTCACAGGtgtaggaggaggaggtggatcCACAACagcacagcaacagcaatcaATGCCACTGCCATTGGCTTTGGTGGGTGGCAGTGGGGCGGACGCACCATGTCACG GTCTGGTGCTAACGAACAACAATCGCCGACAAAtgtacagcagcagcaacaacaacaacaacaacaacatcaacagcaataGCTATCCGCACGCCATGGACTGCGACCCGCCACTGGGTGGAGGACTTGGAGGACTGAGCAAACAACAAATGCCACCACCTCCAGTGCCACCAATTGCCTCAGGCCCTGGCGTGGGAATGGTGGGTGGAGCtggcggcggcggcgtcgGCGGTGGGATGAATTCTCGACCAAATGGACGCCTACGTGTGCCTATCATACTGACACGATTGCCGCCACCGCCTAGCCTTGGTGGCTATACACCCAAAGCCCCAGCCTCACTGCCATTGGATCTAATGCAGCATCATTATGGCAGTATGTCGGCAGCTGCGGCTGCTGCCTCCCATCTAATGATGACCGATTCGAGTGTAATAAGCGCTTCGGCAGCTGGCGGTGCTGGCAATCCGCCTGTGCCCAGCGCCGGATCGGGTCCACCCTCcacatcgtcatcgtcgtatACGTCGCTGCTGTTTCCGCCGACACCATCGGGCTCGTTTTATGGCCAGGCGCCCGCCTCGTTAAGCGATTTGCCTTTGCCGCcactgccgctgccgctgcccaTGTCAATGCCATTGCAACTGCCCCCGAATCATCCAACGTCCATGTCGACTGCCGCCCAGCGTCGCAATTTGGGAGCCGCTGTGGCAACGGCAGCACCAACGGCCACAGTGGGTTCGGGTACATCCGGCAGCAGTTCGACCACTGGGGCCACTAGCGATGCCTCATCGTCGTCGCCCATGGTGGGCGTATGTGTTCAACAGAATCCTGTAGTTATACACTAG
- the LOC6649010 gene encoding serine/threonine-protein kinase minibrain isoform X3 translates to MVYYAKKKRRAQQTQGDDDSSNKKERKLYNDGYDDDNHDYIIKNGEKFLDRYEIDSLIGKGSFGQVVKAYDHEEQCHVAIKIIKNKKPFLNQAQIEVKLLEMMNRADAENKYYIVKLKRHFMWRNHLCLVFELLSYNLYDLLRNTNFRGVSLNLTRKFAQQLCTALLFLSTPELNIIHCDLKPENILLCNPKRSAIKIVDFGSSCQLGQRIYYYIQSRFYRSPEVLLGIQYDLAIDMWSLGCILVEMHTGEPLFSGCNEVDQMNKIVEVLGMPPKYLLDQSHKTRKFFDKIVTDGSYVLKKNQNGRKYKPPGSRKLHDILGVETGGPGGRRLDEPGHSVSDYLKFKDLILRMLDFDPKTRVTPYYALQHNFFKRTTDESTNTSGAGATANAGAGGSGAGGAGAGSGGGGGGGGSSGGAGGLGTGAGNSSSSSGGVVSSSAAAAAAAAAAASCSTGSGGSGGVSNSGSVTGVGGGGGSTTAQQQQSMPLPLALVGGSGADAPCHGLVLTNNNRRQMYSSSNNNNNNNINSNSYPHAMDCDPPLGGGLGGLSKQQMPPPPVPPIASGPGVGMVGGAGGGGVGGGMNSRPNGRLRVPIILTRLPPPPSLGGYTPKAPASLPLDLMQHHYGSMSAAAAAASHLMMTDSSVISASAAGGAGNPPVPSAGSGPPSTSSSSYTSLLFPPTPSGSFYGQAPASLSDLPLPPLPLPLPMSMPLQLPPNHPTSMSTAAQRRNLGAAVATAAPTATVGSGTSGSSSTTGATSDASSSSPMVGVCVQQNPVVIH, encoded by the exons ATG gtTTACTATGCGAAAAAGAAACGTCGTGCCCAACAGACCCAAGGCGATGATGATTCGTCCAATAAAAAGGAACGAAAATTATATAACGATGGctatgatgatgataatcACGATTATATAATCAAGAATGGTGAAAAGTTTTTAGATCGCTATGAAATTGATTCGTTAATTG GCAAAGGCAGTTTTGGTCAGGTAGTAAAAGCCTACGATCATGAGGAGCAATGTCATGTAgcgataaaaataattaaaaataagaaacCGTTCCTAAATCAGGCGCAAATCGAGGTAAAGCTGCTTGAGATGATGAATCGTGCGGATGCTGAGAATAAATACTATATCG TCAAGCTCAAACGGCATTTTATGTGGCGCAATCATTTGTGTCTGGTATTCGAGCTGCTATCATACAACCTATACGATCTGCTAAGGAATACTAATTTCCGCGGCGTCTCGTTGAACCTCACGCGCAAATTTGCGCAGCAACTGTGCACGGCGCTGCTGTTCCTTAGCACGCCCGAACTGAACATAATACACTGTGATTTGAAGCCCGAGAACATCTTGCTATGCAATCCAAAACGCTCGGCCATTAAGATTGTTGACTTTGGCAGCTCATGTCAGCTGGGACAGCGA atatattattatatacaaTCGCGCTTTTATCGCTCACCGGAGGTGCTATTGGGCATTCAATATGATCTGGCAATCGATATGTGGTCATTGGGATGCATACTGGTCGAGATGCATACGGGTGAACCCCTATTCTCTGGCTGCAACGAAGTCGATCAAATGAACAAAATCGTCGAGGTGCTAGGCATGCCACCCAAATATCTGCTAGATCAATCGCATAAGACGCGCAAATTTTTCGATAAAATTGTGACGGATGGCTCCTATGTGCTGAAGAAGAACCAAAATGGACGTAAATATAAGCCGCCCGGATCACGAAAATTGCACGATATACTCGGTGTCGAAACGGGCGGCCCAGGCGGACGGCGACTCGACGAGCCCGGCCATTCTGTATCagattatttaaaattcaagGATCTAATATTACGCATGCTGGATTTTGATCCCAAAACCCGTGTCACACCATACTATGCCTTGCAACACAATTTCTTTAAGCGCACCACTGACGAATCGACGAATACCAGTGGCGCTGGCGCAACAGCAAATGCCGGCGCCGGTGGCAGTGGAGCTGGTGGTGCTGGAGCCGGTTctggcggtggcggtggtggcggcggcagcagcggtGGAGCTGGTGGACTTGGCACCGGAGCGGGTaacagcagtagcagcagtgGTGGCGTCGTATCATCTAGTGCAGCAGCTGCCGCGGCTGCAGCAGCGGCCGCCAGTTGTTCTACGGGTAGCGGTGGCAGTGGCGGCGTTAGCAATAGCGGATCAGTCACAGGtgtaggaggaggaggtggatcCACAACagcacagcaacagcaatcaATGCCACTGCCATTGGCTTTGGTGGGTGGCAGTGGGGCGGACGCACCATGTCACG GTCTGGTGCTAACGAACAACAATCGCCGACAAAtgtacagcagcagcaacaacaacaacaacaacaacatcaacagcaataGCTATCCGCACGCCATGGACTGCGACCCGCCACTGGGTGGAGGACTTGGAGGACTGAGCAAACAACAAATGCCACCACCTCCAGTGCCACCAATTGCCTCAGGCCCTGGCGTGGGAATGGTGGGTGGAGCtggcggcggcggcgtcgGCGGTGGGATGAATTCTCGACCAAATGGACGCCTACGTGTGCCTATCATACTGACACGATTGCCGCCACCGCCTAGCCTTGGTGGCTATACACCCAAAGCCCCAGCCTCACTGCCATTGGATCTAATGCAGCATCATTATGGCAGTATGTCGGCAGCTGCGGCTGCTGCCTCCCATCTAATGATGACCGATTCGAGTGTAATAAGCGCTTCGGCAGCTGGCGGTGCTGGCAATCCGCCTGTGCCCAGCGCCGGATCGGGTCCACCCTCcacatcgtcatcgtcgtatACGTCGCTGCTGTTTCCGCCGACACCATCGGGCTCGTTTTATGGCCAGGCGCCCGCCTCGTTAAGCGATTTGCCTTTGCCGCcactgccgctgccgctgcccaTGTCAATGCCATTGCAACTGCCCCCGAATCATCCAACGTCCATGTCGACTGCCGCCCAGCGTCGCAATTTGGGAGCCGCTGTGGCAACGGCAGCACCAACGGCCACAGTGGGTTCGGGTACATCCGGCAGCAGTTCGACCACTGGGGCCACTAGCGATGCCTCATCGTCGTCGCCCATGGTGGGCGTATGTGTTCAACAGAATCCTGTAGTTATACACTAG